The Apium graveolens cultivar Ventura chromosome 11, ASM990537v1, whole genome shotgun sequence genome has a window encoding:
- the LOC141695272 gene encoding uncharacterized protein LOC141695272 translates to MLLNGDNFINWSRGVKMALGAKNKLGFIDGSLIAPNSTFSDFKQWTQTDYMILFWITLSMEPVIVNSFISTASARELWIDIVCDKLNLLEGQLDYSGGALAKCICNLFKKVIEPTKTKKLIQFGLNKNFDNVRTNMLTMEPLPTVLKAYHIIQ, encoded by the exons ATGCTGCTTAATGGCGATAATTTCATTAACTGGAGTCGTGGTGTGAAAATGGCTTTAGGAGCGAAGAATAAGCTTGGTTTTATCGATGGATCTTTGATTGCACCTAATTCTACATTTTCAGATTTTAAACAATGGACTCAAACTGATTATATGATACTTTTTTGGATTACTTTATCTATGGAACCAGTAATTGTTAATAGCTTTATATCTACTGCATCTGCTAGAGAATTGTGGATTGAT ATTGTATGTGACAAACTTAATCTTCTTGAAGGACAACTTGATTATAGTGGTGGTGCACTTGCTAAATGTATTTGTAATTTGTTTAAGAAGGTTATTGAACCTACTAAAACTAAGAAGCTTATACAATTTGGTCTAAATAAGAACTTTGATAATGTAAGAACAAATATGTTGACTATGGAACCCTTGCCTACTGTCTTGAAGGCATATCATATTATTCAATAA